A region from the Plasmodium berghei ANKA genome assembly, chromosome: 9 genome encodes:
- a CDS encoding phosphatidylinositol-4-phosphate 5-kinase, putative: MGNKCSCIEISNEKYKCLQDEGYLKTHGFQSMGLEGLETNIIESNEEDDYFYRYENKKSGIDQGEEMKENETTDCIVNVKRILNYIKEYESDFLLFFNEKNSTSLIFLKYIIMNYITYIMYIDTGVIYIGEINENNEKNGLGIIITPDQCIYIGEFDNDKITGFGLYIHYSKSKYIGYWKYGKANSYGIFIHPDGTFYKGLWLNDKQNKKGIEYVNNNYIFLGNYVKGEKNGFGAFIWKNESIYIGHIKNNFFNKRGIYFLNKNKIYISKWKYNCLHGKCEIFWIDKRQYLGHHINNNKQGIGIYKWNDGRIYFGNWSNNKQDGHGIFIIIKNFKNYENYINNPFFLFFKNTQKIKKYFLLNIKKEEFLHTGQINQLLQKIENNCHSYNFYYFLLTLLHINYYELCSSYFEFLRIKKLNNFKYNFEFYRKINTHISSATNEYIIGNLSGDNPQISNSIFWLNPEEKFNKDELTDKKKIKNGEAMKQVRVASNFENITYTYEKEGNTTVPLRYEQNENDFEDIENLKNYLNSINLSYINENDINMQHPLFSYASNNIIVKWGKWKNGELQNWIYSTEKDLNGENAQMNPDQIMEYSEEIIGKNIKEKTKKKKKKKKSDILFHNNYNIIDNFLNNLSSSALSNIYNNKKNAQKKKRTQTLMKKKITDKNNKIMKKQSEESSSEKENIWIDELKKIKRNKDNTELGINMKGNNKKGIHKDENKEKKKKLLHTSSSSTSVDMSTESESLNSFDMEGTKIRNQTEIGNNKNHSQNTDINISKSSSSIEMKKRQENEEPNINTNKEKGFYNNILNKNKINDKSNLVNFSNFEKYHKSDSEKSNNDKDQNFKKEKNLRTNINLEFIKKNRDIFEDKKNNNYYEENIPSSKDSNSKDKITKRNKKKNGIIKHGHISNSYSSRKSVNSYDKIERKKKGKNRIKGNEEYKKPVISQNYDLPKKGFSLIWSLKKMKNAHKYAKDDIAFEAPEKSNFNEMDHDKENIKKTKQSFFKKILGVSKVNQKK, translated from the coding sequence atgggaAATAAATGCAGTTGTATAGAGATTagtaatgaaaaatataaatgccTACAAGATGAGGGATACTTGAAAACTCATGGATTTCAATCAATGGGTTTAGAAGGATTagaaacaaatataatagagtcaaatgaagaagatgattatttttatcgttatgaaaataaaaaaagtggAATTGATCAGGGAGAAGAAATGAAGGAAAATGAAACAACAGACTGCATAGTTAATGtaaaaagaatattaaattatataaaagaatatgagtctgattttttattattttttaacgaaaaaaattcgacaagtttaatttttttaaaatatataattatgaattatattacatatattatgtacATAGATACCggtgtaatatatatcggagaaataaatgaaaacaaCGAAAAGAATGGTTTAGGTATAATTATAACACCAGATcagtgtatatatattggtgaatttgataatgataaaataacagGATTtggattatatatacattattctaaaagtaaatatataggaTATTGGAAATATGGAAAAGCAAATAGTTATGGGATATTTATACACCCTGATGGAACATTTTACAAAGGACTATGGTTAAATGATaagcaaaataaaaaaggtatagaatatgttaataataattatatatttttaggaAATTATGTTAAAggagaaaaaaatggttTTGGAGCTTTTATATGGAAAAATGAATCTATTTATATAGggcatataaaaaataatttttttaataaaagaggtatatattttttaaataaaaataaaatatatataagcaaatggaaatataatTGCTTACATGGAAAATGTGAAATATTTTGGATAGATAAAAGACAATATTTAGGGCATCATATCAACAACAATAAACAAGGAATaggaatatataaatggaaTGATGGACGAATTTATTTTGGTAATTGgagtaataataaacaagATGGACAtggaatatttattataataaaaaattttaaaaattatgaaaattatataaataatcctttttttcttttttttaaaaatacacaaaaaataaaaaaatattttttattaaatattaaaaaagaagaattTTTACATACTGGACAAATTAATCAACTACttcaaaaaattgaaaataattgccatagttataatttttattattttttgcttacattattacatataaattattatgagTTATGTTCATCCTATTTTGAATTTCTTAGgataaagaaattaaataattttaagtataattttgaattctatcgaaaaataaatacccATATATCTTCTGCaacaaatgaatatataattggCAATCTGTCTGGGGATAATCCGCAAATTTCTAATTCTATCTTTTGGTTAAACCCTGAAGAAAAATTTAACAAAGATGAGTTAacagataaaaaaaaaataaaaaatggagaaGCTATGAAACAAGTTCGAGTTGCTTCCAactttgaaaatataacataCACATATGAGAAGGAAGGTAACACAACTGTTCCTTTACGTTATGagcaaaatgaaaatgattttgaagatattgaaaatttaaaaaattatttaaattcgATAAATTTAAGCTATATAAAcgaaaatgatataaatatgcaacATCCCTTATTTTCTTATGcatcaaataatattattgttaaatggggaaaatggaaaaatggTGAATTACAAAACTGGATTTATTCTACTGAAAAAGATTTGAATGGTGAAAATGCTCAGATGAATCCTGACCAAATTATGGAATATAGCGAAGAAATAATagggaaaaatataaaagaaaagacaaaaaaaaaaaaaaaaaaaaaaaaatcagaTATTCTTTTCCATAACAATTACAATATTATTGATAACTTCCTAAACAACTTGTCTTCTTCTGCCCTAAGCAATAtctataataataaaaaaaatgcacaaaaaaaaaaacgaactCAAACacttatgaaaaaaaaaataacggataaaaataataaaataatgaaaaaacagTCTGAAGAATCTTCTAgtgaaaaggaaaatatttgGATAGATGAactgaagaaaataaaacgaaataaagataatacTGAGTTAGGAATAAATATGAAgggtaataataaaaaaggtattcataaagatgaaaataaagaaaaaaaaaaaaaattattgcaCACATCCTCCTCTAGTACAAGTGTTGATATGTCTACAGAAAGCGAGTCACTAAATTCGTTTGATATGGAAGGTACAAAAATTAGAAACCAAACAGAAATAgggaataataaaaatcataGTCAAAATACTGATATCAATATTAGCAAATCAAGTTCTTCAAttgaaatgaaaaaaagaCAAGAAAATGAGGAGCCAAATATAAACACTAATAAGGAAAAAGggttttataataatattttaaataaaaacaaaataaatgataaatctaatttagtaaatttttcaaattttgaaaaatatcataaatCAGATAGtgaaaaaagtaataatgataaagaccaaaattttaaaaaggaaaaaaatttgagaacaaatataaatttggaatttataaaaaaaaatagagatatatttgaagacaaaaaaaataacaattattatgaagaaaatataccCTCATCAAAAGATAGTAATAGTAAGgataaaattacaaaacgaaataaaaaaaaaaatggtataataaaacatgGACATATAAGTAACAGTTATAGTAGTCGAAAAAGTGTTAATAgttatgataaaattgagaggaaaaaaaaaggaaaaaatcGGATAAAGGGAAatgaagaatataaaaagccTGTTATTTCTCAAAATTATGATTTACCAAAAAAAGgattttcattaatatggagtcttaaaaaaatgaaaaatgcACACAAATATGCTAAGGATGATATAGCATTTGAAGCACCAGAAAAAAgtaattttaatgaaatggatcatgataaagaaaatattaaaaaaacaaaacagtctttttttaaaaaaattttaggAGTTAGTAAAGttaatcaaaaaaaataa